ATAGGAAAATTCATTTGGAGGGCAGCCATCCCCCTCCATCTTTCGGAAAGCTTCCAATGCTTCATCCAACAATCCTTCTTTACAAAGcccatttattattgttgtgtaTATCTGAACATCAGGCTGCAACCCTTGGACAAAGAGTTCTGAAAATAGTTTCCTAGCATGGTTAAGATTACCAGATTTGCACATGGAATCAATCAAGATGGTATACATCACCAGATTAGGCTTCAAGTATGTACCTTGCATTGCTCGAAACAGTCTGAATGCCTTACCAAGATACCCTTGTTTGCAAAAGCCTTCGAGCAATACTGAGTAAGTACATAAATCTGGGAGGTATCCATTAGTGTGCATAGTCTTGAAAAGCTCTCGTGCTTCCCTAAGCTTGCCTGATTGGCAAAAGGCATGAATAAGAGTAGTGTAACTAACAGTGTTCGGAGTTAAGCCTTGATgaatcatttcattaaaaagcTGCTTGGCCTCATCTATCCTTTTGACCATACAATATCCATTAATTAAGATGCTATAACTAAAAACATCTGGTTTACAACCCCTGGTTATCATGACATCAAACAGCTTTCTAGCTTCAACAACTTCCATCTGCAAGGAATATCCATGCATCAATGAATTGTAAGTAATAACGTTAGGCTCCACGCCCATTTCAGTCATTGTTTTTAACACACCTTGAGCCTCTAAAACATTGCCTTCTTTACAGAATATATCAATCAATAGGCTGAAGATGACAATATCTGGCATGATATTCAAACTCTTCATTTCATTTAGCATTGCCGAAGCCTCCTTCCATCTGCTGAAACTGCATAAGCCCTGGATTAAAGAGGTGTAACTGACAACTGTTGGGAAAATGCCTTTAGCCTTCATGTAAGAGAAGATATCCAAGGCGTCATTCACCAGCCTATCTTTGCAAAGACTGTCAATGAGTGTACTGTATGTCACCACGTCCGGCTGGCAGCCCGCCTCTCCCATTTTCTTAATCAATCCAGCGGCCGCCGCAGTTTCCCCATTCTTACATAAGCCATTTATAATCGCAGTATAAGTGTAGACATCAGGTTGACACCCTCTTGCTACCATGTCATCAAATAATTCCAGGGCTTGGGCAAATTCACCCGCTTTACAGAGCCCATTGATTAAGGTGGTAAAGGTGATAATAGTGGGTTGAAGACCAAGTTTTATGACTTTGGCCAAGACAGAGAACCCCAGATCAACATGTTGCATCAGGCAGAAGCAATTGATCAGGATATTAAGCGTACAAGTATTAGGAGAGAGCCCAGCTAATTCCATTTGTTTGGAAAGGGAAATCACAGCATCGTAGTACTGTCTCATTCTGACAATTGCAGacaataatttgttgaattggaTGATACAAGGCAGGGGTTTCCTATGAAGCATGTGATTGAAAGAAGCAAGGGCATCATCAATGTttctaaaagaagaagaagcatcaTCATTTTTGTGTTTATATCTACTTCTACTATTACTGCTACTGGTAAAAGAAGAAATGGAGTTGTAGTGGTTGGTAGACGAGAGTGATGAAGTGATTGGAGATAGAAGAATCATACCCATTATTTTCATATGGCATCGCTGAATAAAAAAGGCTTCTGAACCTCGACGTCTCGCCGCCGCCGACATCGACCTTCCGCTGTGTTCTTCCTTCTCCTTGTTGTCTGGTTTTTTATTGAACAAAACGACATGTACACTTTGCAACAAATCTGGAAGAATGAAGAAAGGGTTTTGGTAGTTTTACTGCCCAAAACGACagagactctctctctctatctgaCAAGGAATGCAGAAGCTTGGGGAAGATAATTAGTGGGGATGAACGGTTGGGATCATACCTGGGGACGTGGACGGCTTGATTTACCTGGCAAAGGAAATGCTGACACAATCAGGTCCatatttacttataatttttaaagcttTTCAAAGTGCTCTTAAGAAATAAGAATATGTTATAAAAGGTGTttctaaaaaactattatttttttatttgtaaattatttagatatgttaatataaaaaaatatttttttttaaaataaaaatatatattattataatatttttttaattaaaaaaaaactattattactttCTCCAAAAACCCCTAAGTCTTTTTAGTTCAAATTATTTCATTCTATtagaattttgatttaaatttttttcaattcagttaCTGCTAATAgcctttttattaaaaatagaaattccGGGTAAttcgtatttttaaaaaaattaattttttttattaaaaattaaatttttatatatattttaaattattttgatatataatcttaaaaatattttttaaaaaaatacaaataatattattttaatgtattttgatataaattttttttaaaaaaataatcacaattgtAACCACACTTCAAACTTATAAACTCAACTTAGAATTAATTCTAAACAGAGACACAAAGTGGATTgatttttagtatatttcatAACTTGATGGTCTATTATGTTGCACTtagatttattctttattttgtaatttatcatcatcttttttttaattttgtaccATATGTTCACAATTAAAAGCTTCATATTAATTaacttatataaatataaatatcaggATAATAAGCCTAAACATATTTTTGGGTAGAGTTcagagtttttaaaaattaaatgaattaggCAGCAGGCATGAACCGGGCCTgtgagaaaatatttatttttctcttcactCCTAAACGGAGTTGATTTATAAATATGAATTGAACAGGGGTAAAGgggtttttatataatttttggcatagtaaaattatttaattaccttttaaaataaagaatttttctAAATCTTGTTTGAgaggttttattattttttttattttttttaaattataaaatgatttatttgatgttaaaagataaatttttataatctaaGTCCAgagatattttatttgagatgatttataaaattttttttttttttaatttcatccctctttttatttttgttatcttttatatttaatttcaatattatattttttttatttttgagatgatttttattttttttatatataatttcatcattttaaagttttttcttcaattttttttttataagatttttttactaattttaataatgacttgggtttattttggggtatctttttatttattattatttattaattttttagatattttatttttttaattatgttaaattaattaattaaatataaacataaaatattcatcacataatattttatttattttattttttagattattactCTAACAactaatgagatttttttattattattataaaccctTTCAAAATAACATTTGAATCGTCTCAATAAacgttttttaatgattaacaGTACTCACGATATGTCTctaatgggttttgttttttctcctcctccatgcatgatatttattttgggttaattattgcttttttgtaaacattatttacaattttttttctaaatcatatttttaaattaaacaggATTATTAAACCCAGATCTTGTATGTTTCTTGCTTCTCCAAAGAACCAGTGCGCCTTTAACATAGTTTCTACCTGGCCGGCCTGTCTAGTGAGCtaccaaaaggaaaagaatttgTTGAGCAAAAGTGTGGGGCAATGTTCTTCAGTCTTCGCTCTACCCTCCCTAATCGCTATTAGGGTTTTGTGTCCTAACATCTAAAGGTTAGCAGGTGACAAAGATTAGCTCGTTTTGGTTGCATCCTTCGACTCCTTGCAATGGCTTTGGAAGGAGCAATGGAGGAAGAAGTTTCAGGTGCAGGAGAGGGATGCTTGACACAGGTAGTAGCTAGGGTTCCGGTATCTAGAGCAAAATGGTTGCTTTTAACTCAGATCTAGAATCATTGAGGATCCGACTCACCGCACTTCTTCCATTCCTACTGATCTCTATATCCTTCCCAGGCCATGTCTTGCTCCTCTGTCATTTCCATCAGAGAAGAGCGATGTTGGCACCAAGGAAAAGGCTCTGCTAAATAGTCTTCTTTGGTGTCAAATATGGGACCTAATTGTTTGAACATTTCGTTAAATGTGGAGGGTTTCGATGTCTTCT
This genomic stretch from Populus alba chromosome 19, ASM523922v2, whole genome shotgun sequence harbors:
- the LOC118056946 gene encoding uncharacterized protein isoform X3, with the protein product MPYENNGNIDDALASFNHMLHRKPLPCIIQFNKLLSAIVRMRQYYDAVISLSKQMELAGLSPNTCTLNILINCFCLMQHVDLGFSVLAKVIKLGLQPTIITFTTLINGLCKAGEFAQALELFDDMVARGCQPDVYTYTAIINGLCKNGETAAAAGLIKKMGEAGCQPDVVTYSTLIDSLCKDRLVNDALDIFSYMKAKGIFPTVVSYTSLIQGLCSFSRWKEASAMLNEMKSLNIMPDIVIFSLLIDIFCKEGNVLEAQGVLKTMTEMGVEPNVITYNSLMHGYSLQMEVVEARKLFDVMITRGCKPDVFSYSILINGYCMVKRIDEAKQLFNEMIHQGLTPNTVSYTTLIHAFCQSGKLREARELFKTMHTNGYLPDLCTYSVLLEGFCKQGYLGKAFRLFRAMQGTYLKPNLVMYTILIDSMCKSGNLNHARKLFSELFVQGLQPDVQIYTTIINGLCKEGLLDEALEAFRKMEGDGCPPNEFSYNVIIRGFLQHKDESRAVQLIGEMRDKGFVADEGTTAW
- the LOC118056946 gene encoding uncharacterized protein isoform X1; amino-acid sequence: MSAAARRRGSEAFFIQRCHMKIMGMILLSPITSSLSSTNHYNSISSFTSSSNSRSRYKHKNDDASSSFRNIDDALASFNHMLHRKPLPCIIQFNKLLSAIVRMRQYYDAVISLSKQMELAGLSPNTCTLNILINCFCLMQHVDLGFSVLAKVIKLGLQPTIITFTTLINGLCKAGEFAQALELFDDMVARGCQPDVYTYTAIINGLCKNGETAAAAGLIKKMGEAGCQPDVVTYSTLIDSLCKDRLVNDALDIFSYMKAKGIFPTVVSYTSLIQGLCSFSRWKEASAMLNEMKSLNIMPDIVIFSLLIDIFCKEGNVLEAQGVLKTMTEMGVEPNVITYNSLMHGYSLQMEVVEARKLFDVMITRGCKPDVFSYSILINGYCMVKRIDEAKQLFNEMIHQGLTPNTVSYTTLIHAFCQSGKLREARELFKTMHTNGYLPDLCTYSVLLEGFCKQGYLGKAFRLFRAMQGTYLKPNLVMYTILIDSMCKSGNLNHARKLFSELFVQGLQPDVQIYTTIINGLCKEGLLDEALEAFRKMEGDGCPPNEFSYNVIIRGFLQHKDESRAVQLIGEMRDKGFVADEGTTAW
- the LOC118056946 gene encoding uncharacterized protein isoform X2; this encodes MSAAARRRGSEAFFIQRCHMKIMGMILLSPITSSLSSTNHYNSISSFTSSSNSRSRYKHKNDDASSSFRNIDDALASFNHMLHRKPLPCIIQFNKLLSAIVRMRQYYDAVISLSKQMELAGLSPNTCTLNILINCFCLMQHVDLGFSVLAKVIKLGLQPTIITFTTLINGLCKAGEFAQALELFDDMVARGCQPDVYTYTAIINGLCKNGETAAAAGLIKKMGEAGCQPDVVTYSTLIDSLCKDRLVNDALDIFSYMKAKGIFPTVVSYTSLIQGLCSFSRWKEASAMLNEMKSLNIMPDIVIFSLLIDIFCKEGNVLEAQGVLKTMTEMGVEPNVITYNSLMHGYSLQMEVVEARKLFDVMITRGCKPDVFSYSILINGYCMVKRIDEAKQLFNEMIHQGLTPNTVSYTTLIHAFCQSGKLREARELFKTMHTNGYLPDLCTYSVLLEGFCKQGYLGKAFRLFRAMQELFVQGLQPDVQIYTTIINGLCKEGLLDEALEAFRKMEGDGCPPNEFSYNVIIRGFLQHKDESRAVQLIGEMRDKGFVADEGTTAW